A portion of the Glycine max cultivar Williams 82 chromosome 10, Glycine_max_v4.0, whole genome shotgun sequence genome contains these proteins:
- the LOC100777745 gene encoding uncharacterized protein — protein sequence MDRSWMKAKRISDEYENGVEQFLQFTQLNAESLRGNYFCPCVKCLNGRRQSVDEIRSHLICYGIIPNYTKWIWHGESADIPTVSQSQEVHEDSGERIEEMIRDLGQETFEQVHAPLYDTIEHDSNTPLYRGCTSFTRLSAVLALVNLKARFGWSDKSFTELLVLLKNMLPEQNTLLKNHYEAKKILCPMGMEYKKIHACPNDCILYRNEYAELRQCPTCGVSQYKVKHDELTHDAGTKNCHPAKVYRYLPIIPRFERLFANAHDAKYLSWHSDDRKSDGLLRHPVDSPEWKTIDRLYPDFGDEPRNLRLALASDGMNPYGSLSSNHSSWPILLMIYNLPPWLCILRKYNILCMMIAGPRQPGNDIDVYLTPLIEDLKQLWEEGVDVWDANVQQTFRLRTMVFCTINDFPAYGNLSGYSVKGHHACPICEKNTSFIQLKHVKKTVYTRHRRFLKAFHPYRRLKKAFNGSQENEGPPEALTGNQVHDRVKDIVTLFGKSQKKTSSPNNMWKKCSIFFDLPYGFDLYNVKVPQGYSSNIKSLVALNDLKLVGLKSHDCHVLMQQLLPVAIRSFLPDKVRVAITRLCFLFNAICSKVINPHQLDDLENEAAIVICQLEMYFPPSWFT from the exons atggatcgaagttggatgaaagcaAAACGCATCAGTGATGAGTATGAGAACGGGGTGGAACAATTTCTACAGTTTACGCAACTTAATGCTGAAAGTTTGAGGGGCAATTATTTTTGCCCATGTGTTAAATGTCTTAATGGTAGACGACAGTCAGTTGATGAAATCCGATCACATCTGATATGTTACGGCATCATTCCGAATTACacaaaatggatatggcatggggaaTCGGCCGACATTCCAACTGTTTCTCAGTCTCAGGAGGTTCACGAAGACAGCGGAGAGCGTATAGAGGAAATGATccgtgatcttggacaagagaCTTTTGAGCAAGTGCATGCACCTCTGTATGATACAATAGAACATGATTCCAACACGCCATTGTATCGGGGGTGCACATCTTTCACGCGGTTGTCAGCAGTGTTAGCTTTGGTAAACTTGAAGGcaagatttgggtggagtgataAAAGCTTCACTGAATTGCTGGTCTTATTGAAGAACATGCTTCCTGAACAAAACACTTTGCTGAAAAATCACTACGAGGCCAAAAAGATTTTGTGTCCAATGGGAATGGAGTACAAGAAGATCcatgcatgccctaatgattgcatattgtataGAAATGAGTATGCAGAACTACGGCAATGCCCCACGTGTGGGGTATCACAATACAAAGTGAAACATGATGAATTAACTCATGATGCAGGAACCAAAAATTGTCATCCTGCCAAGGTGTATcggtatcttccaataataccaaggtttgAGCGATTGTTTGCTAATGCACATGATGCAAAATACCTTTCATGGCATTCGGATGACCGAAAATCTGATGGATTACTGCGACATCCTGTCGATTCGCCAGAGTGGAAGACAATTGATCGTTTGTATCCAGATTTTGGGGATGAGCCAAGGAACCTAAGGCTTGCTCTTGCttctgatggaatgaatccttaTGGTAGCTTAAGTAGCAACCACAGTTCGTGGCCTATTTTACTgatgatttacaaccttccCCCATGGTTGTGCATTTTGCGTAAATACAATATCCTATGTATGATGATCGCGGGTCCAAGGCAGCCAGGgaatgatattgatgtgtatCTTACGCCATTAATCGAAGACTTGAAACAATTGTGGGAAGAAGGGGTAGATGTGTGGGATGCAAATGTGCAGCAGACGTTCAGGTTACGCACAATGGTGTTTTGTACTATTAATGATTTTCCAGCATATGGAAATTTAAGTGGATACAGTGTGAAAGGGCATCATGCATGTCCTATCTGTGAGAAAAACACAAGCTTCATCCAACTCAAGCATGTAAAGAAGACAGTATATACCAGACACCGAAGATTTCTAAAAGCTTTTCACCCTTATCgacgattgaaaaaagcttttaatggaagtcaggAGAATGAAGGCCCCCCGGAAGCATTAACTGGAAACCAAGTTCATGATCGCGTAAAGGACATTGTAACCCTGTTTGGAAAGTCCCAGAAGAAGACATCATCTCCCAACAATATGTGGAAGAAATGCtcaatattctttgatcttccatacgGGTTTGATCTATAT AATGTCaaagttccacaaggatactcttcaaatatcaagagccttgtCGCCCTCAATGATCTTAAGTTGGTTGGCTTGAAGTCTCATGATTGCCATGTCTTAATGCAACAATTATTGCCTGTTGCGATTCGCAGCTTCTTGCCCGACAAAGTTAGAGTTGCCATAACCCGTTTGTGCTTTCTTTTTAATGCCATATGTAGTAAAGTCATTAATCCTCATCAATTGGATGACTTGGAGAATGAGGCTGCCATTGTCATTTGTCAGTTAGAGATGTATTTCCCACCATCATGGTTCACCTAA